In the genome of Opitutia bacterium KCR 482, one region contains:
- a CDS encoding PIG-L deacetylase family protein, whose amino-acid sequence MKKRVLVLAPHNDDETLGVGASMAKHVARGDEVFVSVLTSIGDDNPVMKPNKPEIRAETKKAMEILGVDYKNVLYRDLPNVLLHDEPMYKVNRVVVDVVKEVQPDILYIPFINDLHKDHREIVYAAQVAARTCTEFGRNIKEVLMYETLSETHWNIECVEGGFLPNVFNEIYDFLELKLKAVEAYQSQLKYFPDVRSIEALKSLAIVRGAISGMRAAEAFMLVRRLSY is encoded by the coding sequence ATGAAAAAAAGAGTTCTCGTACTTGCCCCCCACAACGACGACGAAACGCTCGGAGTGGGCGCGTCGATGGCCAAACACGTGGCGCGGGGCGACGAAGTTTTCGTTTCGGTTCTCACGTCGATTGGCGACGACAATCCCGTGATGAAACCCAACAAGCCCGAAATCCGCGCCGAAACGAAAAAGGCTATGGAAATCTTGGGCGTAGACTACAAAAACGTCCTCTACCGCGACCTCCCCAACGTGCTTCTCCACGACGAGCCTATGTACAAGGTAAACAGGGTTGTGGTGGACGTCGTCAAAGAGGTTCAGCCCGACATTCTCTACATTCCGTTTATCAACGACCTCCACAAAGACCACCGCGAAATTGTCTACGCCGCGCAGGTCGCCGCCCGCACTTGCACCGAGTTCGGCAGAAACATCAAGGAGGTTCTCATGTACGAAACGCTTTCCGAAACGCACTGGAACATTGAATGCGTAGAGGGCGGTTTCCTCCCCAACGTCTTCAACGAAATTTACGACTTCCTCGAACTGAAACTCAAAGCGGTCGAGGCGTACCAGAGCCAGCTGAAATATTTTCCCGACGTGCGCAGCATAGAGGCGTTGAAGTCGCTCGCGATTGTCCGCGGGGCGATTTCGGGCATGCGGGCGGCGGAGGCGTTCATGCTTGTCCGCAGGCTCTCGTATTAA